Proteins co-encoded in one Seriola aureovittata isolate HTS-2021-v1 ecotype China chromosome 1, ASM2101889v1, whole genome shotgun sequence genomic window:
- the eprs1 gene encoding bifunctional glutamate/proline--tRNA ligase isoform X2, with the protein MALNLTINTSNVPLGALLAAEHVKGSVQLSVEEGKDTRLHVSDAIQFNDANSISRYLARVAPALGLYGANMMEQTEVDHWLEFSARRLCGQPGLTEALGELDLALSLRTFLVGHALTLADLSVWAALKGHEEWPSQGKSFSHVNRWFSFLSSQVPFTSVGNKYTSKKAPMNKSNSNEKKQDVGKFVELPGAEMGKVVVRFPPEASGYLHIGHAKAALLNQHYQVTFKGKLIMRFDDTNPEKEKEDFEKVILEDVAMLQINPDQFTYTSDHFPTIMRFAEQLLTEGKAYIDNTPPEQMKQEREQRVESKCRNNTVEQNMKMWSEMKAGTEYGQTCCMRAKIDMKSNNGCLRDPTFYRCKNASHPRTGSTYRVYPTYDFACPIVDSLEGVTHALRTTEYHDRDEQFYWVIDALRLRKPYIWEYARLNLNNTVLSKRKLTWFVDQGYVDGWDDPRFPTVRGVLRRGMTVEGLKQFIAAQGGSRSVVNMEWDKIWAFNKKVIDPVAPRYTALSTSYVVPVSVPEATEEMKEVAKHPKNAEVGMKQVWYGPRVLIEGADAETFSEGEVVTFINWGNLIITKINKGADGKVVSMEARLNLDNKDYKKTTKITWLTETNSAPLLPTVCINYQPLISKAVITKEDDFKEYINKNSKLEEKMLGDPCLKNLKKGDIIQLQRRGFYICDQPYEPVSPNSCKESPCVLLYIPDGHTKEMPTAGSKDKSKSQTTSKTPATPTKAAPAPAPAPASSPASAPASTSAGDLFSSIVAQGEAVRQLKTAKAPKEEVDKAVKQLLSLKAQFKEQTGKDYKPGMAAPTAAPAAPAPSTDATSCPFTRVAQQGELVRKLKSEQAPKDQIDAAVKQLLALKAEFKKLTGQEYKPGMAPSTAASAAPSPATNSSSSSGLYERVAQQGEVVRKLKSEKAPKDQVDAAVKQLLALKTEYKQITGQEYKPGAAPAQKTPAPAPVQNSSTPATATTGLYEKVAEQGEVVRKLKVAKAPKDQVDAAVKQLLALKAEYKQKTGQDYKPGVQAPAAPAPAAPAAPAQTQSNSSPQAQELFSQVAQQGELVRKLKSEKAPKDQVDAAVKTLLDLKNKYKTLTGEDYKPVAASGATGGEEKNRKEKENKSEKQGGGGKKGKGDKGGQGKESSGGAGGSGEGQGSKKQTRLGLEAKKEENLADWYSQVITKSEMIEYYDVSGCYVLRPWAFSIWEAIKDFFDREIKKLGVENCYFPMFVSQAALEKEKSHIADFAPEVAWVTRSGKTELAEPIAVRPTSETVMYPAYAKWVQSHRDLPIKLNQWCNVVRWEFKHPQPFLRTREFLWQEGHTAFATKEEAAEEVLQILDLYASVYEELMAIPVVKGRKTEKEKFAGGDYTTTVEAFISASGRAIQGATSHHLGQNFSRMFEIVFEDPKRPGEKQLAFQNSWGITTRTIGVLTMVHGDNMGLVLPPKVACLQIVIIPCGITASLPEEEKEALLAQCSKYLKRLQEAGVRVKSDLRDNYSPGWKFNHWELKGVPIRLEVGPKDMQQRQCVAVRRDSGAKVTIPEAEVETRLVAMLEDIQKSLFNKASNDLKTHMVAADSMEQFQKELDQGKIVQIPFCGEIQCEDSIKKTTAKDQDLEPGAPSMGAKSLCIPFSPLKTLQPGQACVNCKEPAKYYTLFGRSY; encoded by the exons ATGGCGTTAAACCTCACCATCAACACAAGCAATGTGCCTCTAG GGGCGCTCCTGGCAGCAGAGCATGTGAAGGGCAGTGTGCAGTTATCAGTGGAGGAAGGCAAAGACACCCGCCTTCACGTCTCAGA TGCAATCCAGTTCAACGATGCCAACTCCATCAGTCGGTACTTGGCTCGAGTGGCCCCTGCTCTTGGCCTCTATGGAGCCAACATGATGGAGCAAACTGAG GTCGACCACTGGTTGGAGTTCAGTGCTCGGCGTCTGTGTGGTCAGCCTGGCTTGACCGAGGCGCTGGGTGAACTGGATCTGGCCCTTTCCCTGCGGACCTTCCTGGTTGGACACGCTCTCACCCTGGCTGATCTGTCCGTCTGGGCCGCCCTCAAAG gtcaTGAGGAATGGCCAAGCCAGGGCAAATCCTTCTCCCATGTCAATCGCTGGTTCTCTTTCCTGAGCTCCCAGGTTCCCTTCACTTCTGTGGGCAACAAGTATACCAGTAAGAAAGCTCCAATGAACAAATCCAAT TCGAATGAGAAGAAGCAGGATGTTGGAAAGTTTGTGGAGCTGCCAGGAGCTGAGATGGGCAAGGTGGTGGTTCGATTCCCTCCCGAGGCCAGTGG ATACTTGCACATTGGCCATGCTAAGGCTGCTCTGCTCAACCAGCACTACCAGGTCACATTTAAAGGCAAGCTCATCATGCGCTTCGACGACACCAACCCcgagaaggaaaaggaggacTTTGAGAAG GTTATCCTGGAAGATGTTGCCATGCTCCAGATTAATCCAGACCAGTTCACCTACACCAGCGACCATTTTCCCACCATAATGCGCTTTGCTGAACAGCTGCTTACCGAGGGCAAGGCCTACATTGACAACACTCCTCCTGAGCAGATGAAGCAGGAGAGGGAGCAGCGCGTTGAGTCCAAATGCAGAAATAACA cggtgGAACAGAACATGAAGATGTGGTCGGAGATGAAAGCTGGAACAGAGTACGGTCAGACCTGCTGCATGAGGGCAAAGATTGACATGAAGTCCAACAACGGCTGTTTGAGAGACCCCACATTCTATCGCTGCAAGAACGCTAGCCACCCCCGCACTGGTAGCACCTACAG AGTCTACCCGACATACGACTTTGCCTGCCCCATCGTGGACAGCTTGGAGGGTGTGACCCATGCTCTTAGGACCACCGAGTACCACGACCGTGATGAGCAGTTCTATTGGGTAATCGATGCCCTGCGCCTCAGGAAACCCTACATCTGGGAGTATGCCAGACTCAACCTCAATAACACAGTGCTGTCCAAGAGGAAACTCACATGGTTTGTCGACCAGGGATACGTTGATGGATG GGATGACCCTCGCTTCCCCACTGTCAGAGGAGTCCTGAGGAGAGGAATGACTGTGGAGGGTCTAAAACAGTTCATAGCAGCCCAG GGAGGATCAAGGTCTGTGGTGAACATGGAGTGGGACAAGATCTGGGCCTTCAATAAGAAG gttATTGATCCAGTTGCTCCCAGATACACAGCTCTGTCCACCTCCTATGTGGTTCCTGTTTCCGTCCCAGAGGCtacagaggagatgaaggaagTGGCCAAACACCCCAAG AACGCAGAGGTGGGCATGAAGCAGGTTTGGTACGGACCCCGAGTTCTGATTGAAGGAGCAGACGCTGAGACTTTCTCAGAGGGCGAGGTGGTCACCTTCATCAACTGGGGCAACCTCATCATCACCAAGATCAACAA AGGGGCGGACGGTAAGGTCGTGTCCATGGAGGCTCGTCTGAACCTGGACAACAAGGACTACAAGAAGACAACAAAGATCACATGGCTGACCGAGACGAACAGCGCCCCACTCCTGCCCACCGTCTGCATCAACTACCAGCCTCTGATCTCCAAAGCTGTCATCACCAAAGAAGATGACTTCAAAGagtacattaataaaaacagcaag TTGGAAGAGAAGATGCTTGGAGATCCCTGTCTGAAGAACCTGAAGAAAGGTGACATCATCCAGCTCCAGAGACGAGGCTTCTACATCTGCGACCAGCCCTATGAACCAGTCAG TCCTAACAGCTGTAAGGAGAGCCCCTGTGTCCTGCTCTACATTCCTGATGGTCACACCAAGGAGATGCCGACTGCTGGATCCAAGGACAAGAGCAAGAGCCAGACCACCAGCAAAACG CCTGCCACTCCCACCAAGGCTGCCCCAGCACCTGCCCCAGCACCTGCCTCATCACCTGCCTCAGCACCTGCCTCAACCTCAGCTGGTGACCTGTTCTCTAGCATTGTAGCTCAGGGTGAAGCTGTCCGCCAGCTGAAGACTGCCAAAGCCCCAAAAGAGGAAGTGGACAAGGCAGTAAAGCAGCTGCTTTCTCTAAAG GCTCAGTTTAAGGAACAGACAGGTAAGGACTACAAGCCAGGCATGGCCGCTCCCACCGCTGCTCCAGCCGCGCCCGCCCCTTCAACAGACGCCACCTCTTGTCCATTCACCCGCGTTGCCCAGCAGGGTGAGCTGGTCAGGAAACTGAAGTCAGAGCAGGCACCTAAG GACCAGATTGATGCAGCAGTGAAGCAGCTCCTCGCTCTAAAGGCGGAGTTTAAAAAGCTGACCGGTCAGGAGTACAAACCAGGGATGGCCCCGTCCACTGCCGCTTCCGCTGCTCCTTCCCCTGCCACcaactcttcctcttcttctggcCTTTATGAGCGTGTTGCGCAACAGGGGGAGGTCGTGAGGAAACTGAAGTCTGAGAAAGCCCCCAAG GACCAGGTCGATGCAGCAGTGAAACAGCTGCTCGCCCTGAAGACAGAGTATAAACAGATCACAGGCCAGGAGTACAAGCCTGGAGCCGCCCCAGCTCAGAAAACCCCCGCCCCTGCCCCAGTCCAAAACAGCTCCACCCCTGCCACTGCTACCACCGGGCTCTATGAGAAGGTTGCTGAACAGGGAGAAGTGGTCAGGAAACTGAAGGTTGCAAAAGCCCCCAAG GATCAGGTCGATGCTgcagtgaagcagctgttgGCTCTAAAGGCAGAGTACAAGCAGAAGACTGGACAGGATTACAAACCAGGAGTGCAAGCCCCAGCTGCCCCTGCCCCAGCTGCCCCTGCCGCCCCTGCCCAAACCCAGTCCAACTCTTCTCCACAGGCCCAGGAGCTGTTCTCACAGGTGGCCCAACAGGGGGAGCTGGTGAGAAAGTTAAAGTCCGAGAAGGCCCCGAAG GATCAAGTAGATGCAGCTGTGAAGACTCTACTGGACCTGAAGAACAAATACAAGACGCTCACTGGCGAGGACTACAAACCAGTGGCTGCTTCTGGAGCTACtgggggagaggaaaaaaatcgCAAGGAGAAGGAGAACAAGTCTGAgaaacagggaggaggaggcaagAAGGGTAAAGGAGACAAGGGCGGTCAGGGCAAGGAATcctcaggaggagcaggaggctcAGGAGAGGGTCAAGGATCCAAGAAACAAACACG GTTGGGCCTGGAGGCCAAGAAAGAGGAGAACCTGGCTGACTGGTACTCTCAG GTCATCACTAAATCAGAGATGATTGAGTATTACGATGTCAGCGGCTGCTATGTGCTACGGCCCTGGGCCTTCTCCATTTGGGAGGCCATTAAAGACTTCTTTGACCGGGAAATTAAGAAGCTGGGTGTGGAGAACTGTTACTTCCCCATGTTCGTCTCTCAGGCCGCCCTCGAGAAGGAAAAGTCCCACATTGCAGACTTTGCTCCAGAG GTTGCCTGGGTAACCCGGTCAGGAAAAACAGAGCTGGCAGAGCCCATTGCTGTCAGACCCACCAGTgaaacag TGATGTACCCAGCCTATGCTAAATGGGTCCAGTCCCACAGAGACCTGCCAATCAAACTCAACCAGTGGTGTAATGTTGTG AGATGGGAGTTCAAACACCCGCAGCCCTTCCTGAGGACAAGAGAGTTCCTGTGGCAGGAGGGACATACAGCATTTGCCACCAAAGAGGAGGCAGCTGAGGAG gtGCTTCAGATCCTGGATCTGTACGCCAGTGTGTATGAAGAGCTGATGGCGATCCCCGTGGTGAaggggaggaagacagagaaggagaagttTGCAGGAGGAGATTACACCACTACTGTGGAGGCTTTCATCTCTGCCAGTGGCCGAGCCATTCAG GGGGCCACTTCCCACCATCTTGGCCAAAACTTTTCCAGGATGTTTGAGATTGTGTTTGAGGATCCAAAGAGGCCGGGTGAGAAGCAGCTGGCTTTCCAGAACTCCTGGGGAATCACAACCAGGACCATCGGTGTCCTCACCATGGTCCATGGAGACAACATGGGACTCGTATTGCCACCTAAAGTCGCCTGCCTGCAG ATTGTCATCATCCCCTGTGGAATCACTGCCTCCCtaccagaggaggagaaggaggcacTGTTGGCCCAGTGCTCGAAATACCTGAAGAGGCTGCAGGAGGCTGGTGTCAGGGTGAAGAGTGACCTCCGAGATAACTACTCCCCAGGATGGAAGTTCAACCACTGGGAACTCAAG GGAGTTCCTATTCGTCTGGAGGTTGGCCCTAAAGACATGCAGCAGCGTCAGTGCGTCGCAGTGAGGAGAGACTCGGGCGCAAAGGTGACAATTCCAGAGGCAGAGGTGGAGACGAGGCTGGTCGCCATGTTGGAGGACATCCAGAAGAGCCTGTTCAACAA agctTCAAATGACCTGAAGACTCACATGGTGGCTGCAGACTCTATGGAGCAGTTCCAGAAAGAGTTGGACCAGGGCAAG ATCGTCCAGATCCCATTCTGTGGAGAAATTCAGTGCGAGGATTCAATCAAGAAAACCACTGCCAA GGACCAGGACCTGGAGCCTGGTGCTCCATCCATGGGAGCTAAGAGCCTCTGTATCCCCTTCTCTCCCCTGAAGACACTGCAGCCTGGTCAGGCGTGTGTCAACTGTAAGGAGCCTGCAAAGTACTACACCCTGTTTGGACGCAGCTACTGA